In Juglans regia cultivar Chandler chromosome 5, Walnut 2.0, whole genome shotgun sequence, the following are encoded in one genomic region:
- the LOC108990498 gene encoding uncharacterized protein LOC108990498, with the protein MREAGNEGRGEPRAPLVAPNDDLKNSGLIPQLFTSVPSLNEAASYIAQTTSLFTGCFSDFSVEPSPRGSGNSILHAHELITLSSGQTGGSVATTNDQPSSSGTAAPVHGEITRTSSGESSPNTSALVRSNGTGQNGISLFKSLIDRARRTVHGSADDIGWLQRASGMPPVEDGTENFIEILDNIRHGLHKLPNSMVYLLVPGLFSNHGPLYFVNTKTSFSKMGLACHIAKIHSEASVEKNAREIKEYIEEIYWGSRKRVLLLGHSKGGVDAAAALSLYWSDLKDKVAGLALAQSPYGGSPIASDILREGQLGDYVNVRKLMEILICKVIKGDMQALEDLTYEKRREFLMKHQLPRELPVVSFHTEAGISPAVLSTLSHVAHAELPSVAEPTKLPVVIPLGAAMAACAQLLQIRYGEKSDGLVTCRDAEVPGSIVVRPKRKLDHAWMVYSSLNDDPSEADASQVCEALLTLLVEVGQKRRHEFSMKDE; encoded by the exons ATGAGGGAAGCGGGAAACGAGGGACGGGGAGAGCCGAGGGCACCGTTGGTT GCGCCAAATGATGATTTGAAGAATAGTGGCCTCATTCCCCAGCTATTTACCTCTGTACCATCGCTCAATGAGGCTGCCTCCTATATTGCACAAACAACTTCTTTATTTACTGGTTGTTTCTCTGATTTTTCTG TAGAACCATCCCCTAGAGGTTCTGGGAACTCCATTCTACATGCACATGAATTAATAACGCTTTCTTCTGGACAAACTGGGGGATCTGTGGCTACTACCAATGATCAGCCCTCTTCAAGTGGAACTGCTGCTCCTGTACATGGTGAAATAACAAGAACCTCTTCTGGAGAGTCATCTCCCAATACTAGTGCACTTGTAAGATCAAATGGTACTGGACAAAATGGAATTTCCCTTTTTAAAAG CCTTATTGACCGGGCACGACGGACTGTCCATGGGTCTGCAGATGATATAGGGTGGCTACAACGTGCTTCAGGAATGCCACCAGTTGAAGATGGGACCGAAAATTTCATAGAAATTCTTGACAATATCCG GCATGGTCTGCACAAGTTGCCAAACTCGATGGTGTACCTGCTGGTTCCAG GTCTTTTCAGCAACCATGGACCACTTTATTTTGTTAATACGAAAACGAGTTTCTCAAAGATGGGTCTGGCCTGTCATATTGCCAAGATTCACAGCGAG GCCTCAGTTGAGAAAAACGCCAGAGAGATAAAAGAGTACATTGAGGAAATCTATTGGGGTTCCAGGAAACGTGTTTTGCTTCTTGGACATAGCAAAGGGGGAGTAGATGCAGCAGCTGCTTTATCATTGTATTGGTCTGATTTGAAAGATAAGGTTGCTGGATTAGCATTAGCACAGAGTCCGTATGGTGGCAGCCCCATTGCTTCTGATATCCTGCGAGAAGGACAGCTTGGTGATTATGTCAATGTGCGGAAACTTATGGAGATTCTGATCTGTAAAGTGATTAAG GGTGACATGCAAGCTTTGGAAGATTTGACTTATGAAAAGAGGAGAGAATTTTTGATGAAGCACCAATTGCCGAGAGAACTCCCCGTGGTTTCGTTCCACACAGAAGCTGGCATTTCGCCTGCTGTTTTGAGCACATTATCTCATGTTGCACATGCTGAGCTACCATCTGTAGCTGAACCTACAAAACTCCCTGTGGTAATTCCCCTCGGAGCTGCAATGGCTGCATGTGCCCAGCTGCTGCAAATCAGGTATGGCGAGAAGAGCGATGGGCTCGTCACGTGTCGTGATGCAGAAGTCCCTGGATCCATTGTTGTGCGGCCGAAACGAAAATTAGACCATGCTTGGATGGTGTATTCATCATTGAACGATGACCCATCAGAAGCAGATGCCTCCCAAGTGTGTGAGGCTCTTCTGACGTTACTAGTGGAAGTTGGGCAGAAGAGGAGGCATGAATTTTCGATGAAAGATGAATGA
- the LOC108990502 gene encoding uncharacterized protein LOC108990502: MGGEAMHIDLPTIQFKTSSSNVPPLPPSSNLNLPVSATYTGSLRTSCSAPSCSCHGGNSGRIQTVDGREEKEAIGSLCNRVFAHVPSQSEVENAVDALRNIMLGNSSSGSQLKWLQKKLDCFDARLLLSHGYRRVANAFRLLQIDPSVKGLVVSIASDKSVWDAIMKNEEVQKLRESHYTGNYERPRGVNEEPDLATTLQRWILDVTKAIVMELIEKLVSLVDELFQLPGRIQPTRDNNEQMEEKIRSSFLLSVVILLIVIVARAQNA, translated from the exons ATGGGAGGAGAAGCCATGCATATCGACCTTCCCACCATTCAGTTCAAAACTTCTTCCTCTAAcgttcctcctcttcctccttcctccaATTTAAACCTTCCAGTTTCAGCCACTTATACTGGGTCGCTTAGAACATCTTGTTCTGCTCCCAGCTGCTCCTGCCATGGTGGGAATTCTGGGCGGATACAGACCGTAGatgggagagaagaaaaagaagcgaTTGGGTCTCTCTGTAATCGTGTTTTTGCACATGTTCCATCGCAATCGGAGGTTGAAAATGCCGTTGATGCTCTTCGAAA TATTATGCTTGGGAATTCCTCATCTGGGTCCCAGTTGAAATGGCTTCAGAAGAAGCTGGATTGTTTTGATGCGAGACTATTGCTGTCTCATGGATACAGAAGAGTTGCTAATGCTTTTCGCTTGCTGCAAATAGATCCTTCTGTCAAG GGACTAGTGGTTTCAATAGCATCTGATAAATCTGTATGGGATGCGATTATGAAGAATGAGGAGGTTCAAAAACTTCGAGAATCACACTACACAG GTAATTATGAAAGGCCTCGGGGCGTTAATGAAGAACCAGACTTGGCTACAACCTTGCAGAGGTGGATTTTGGATGTCACAAAAGCAATAGTTATGGAGCTCATTGAGAAGCTTGTGTCACTAGTGGATGAGCTGTTTCAACTTCCTGGAAGGATTCAGCCCACAAGAGATAACAATGAGCAGATGGAGGAAAAAATTAGATCGTCATTCCTTCTCTCTGTTGTGATCCTCTTGATTGTGATTGTGGCTCGAGCCCAGAAtgcttga